The window TCATCGAGTCAAATATGAACACAATTTTAAACTTATTAAAATAGACAAACAACATTGAACAACTAGAATGTCCTGTTTGATTGGATTTATTTACACCACTACTTGCATGTAAGGTTTTTTGAAACTTTCATGGGGAAAaagtaaaattgtaaaaaatatttcTAGTAAATGCCAAATTCTCAAGCTTGTGGGGGCAACTTATAAGGGGGACAACAAATTAGATCTTTAAAATTCTTCGCAGTCTGTCAATGCGGAAATTCTAAAAACAAATCAAGTAGCGCGTTTTAGCTGTCAAGTGTCAAACACCTAATTCCAAGCGCGTGCTGCTGGCTTACAATTCATCCTTTCTCCGTTCACATCCACAAACTTTTCTAGGCaattttaaaccaaaattgtACCCACTATACATTACCTACTACTAAGATATTCAACGGAGATAAGGTTGAAGTCTTGAAGAAAATTCTTAAAAAAGTGTAAAGCCGAATAATATTCATCATTTTAGTCCATTTTGATCACGTCATATAGAGACTAAGAAACATCAAGCATCAATATCACTCAAAAAGTCATTGGCCTAATCTAGACTAGGAAGCCCCTCCTGGGCTCGTTTGGTCACGACAACTCCTTGTTAAGTTGTTGTCCAACTCTCCCATCAGGGATCGAGTTCCAGGGGCTACCATGTTCTGAGGGAAGGGACTCcgtcagccaaaaaaaaaaaaaaatctagactAGGAAAATGGAATTGATGTTTATGTCGTCTTAAAGTATGAATGACAACAACATTATgggaaaaatgtaaaattactTTTCTCACTTTCAAAACTTGTGCAAATAAAGGGTACTGCAGAcatgccctttttttttggctgttCCTAACTGATGATTAATGGCATTGACATTTTCATATGCAGTTCATGATAATCCCTTGTCCCTCTATCCAACACCAAAAGATGGCAGAACACAACTTCAAGGATCTGTTTAATGATTATAACAcgtaaaaaaaaactcaaaaagtGTTCCAAAATGCCAACTATTGTGCACTAGGACACTTCATTTTGAGTTTGTTGATAGGTTAACGACTTCTTGAATCAGAACTGGTAATTTATTATTAGCCTACCATATCTGTCTGTGTAATGTTTCCAATCTTCCATTTgattttcttatttaattttCTTGTGCTACAAGTCCACGAGCAAGCTAATCATGTGCAGTTCCATTGGAGCAACATCTCCAAACTTTCCAATCAGTTCATTCACACTCACTCAGTTACAAATTACAATATTGCAATAGacattttatttatatatgaaCTCTTCAGTTCTGTAGCAACCATTTGACACAGAAATATGccgaaagaaagaaagaaagagctaAAACTACTCTTCATTAACAATCTCACCAGCAGAATAAACCTTCTTTCTTTAGTTGAGCAAGCAGAATGGATTTTCAATCAACTGATGTACAACTAAGCATTTCTGATCAGGTAGCGCTGTCTTCTGGAGCTCCTTGTAGGTTTTATCCTTGAACTCGTGCGACATGGCTCTGCCTTTTACAAGTAAAATCATGGATGATACCTCATCTTCCTTGCTAGCTATGTGAAGAACATGGAATGCTGAAGCAAGGCTGGTAAGATCAACATGGTACTTCACAGACCAGTTGAACTGGCCACGCTTCATCTGATGGACAAAAAGCATATTAGCATCAGAGCTGGATCCCAGGATTAGGCATAAATGGCCTTCATTAGTCTTTCCAAAATGTTTCAGCTTTCTTTGCTGATTACTCTTTTGCAGCGGAGGCATGGCAAATCGCTGGAAAACTTCTGAGGAAACATTAAAACATTGCGATTCCTCTGACCTTAGTGCTGGCCAGAGGATGGAGCCATCAAAATAAACTCCCAAGTTGAAACAAACATCACCTAACGCAACTCCTTCAATGCCTTTCCATGACTTGCTCTCTGAAGAATACATATTGACAAAAATCTGTGATCTGCGAATAGAGCTGATTGCTACCAATTTGTAAGCTATTGATTCGGAAGGATCATAAGCCAAAAACATATTCACTTCCTTCCACGCACTACGCCTTTCAGGGCATGGAACTGCAACATACTTTTTGGTTGTTGGATTACAGATATAGTACCTGTGGTTGTAGAAAAGTTTACTACCTTTTTTACAAAGGATCAGAAACAATCCATTGCAAGAGCTCAAGATCTCAGTACCACAGATGCTGTTTCCATCAGAATTCAGAAAACTGAGATTGTCTTGGAGACTATTAGGCAGCTTGGCTTCCACTTTGATGTACTCATGCTTGGTTTTGCAAGTTTTCTTGGTAGATATCTGGATGAAGAGGCCTGACACTCTCGGCTTCCAAATTG is drawn from Coffea arabica cultivar ET-39 chromosome 1c, Coffea Arabica ET-39 HiFi, whole genome shotgun sequence and contains these coding sequences:
- the LOC113736541 gene encoding F-box protein At5g07610-like, with amino-acid sequence MVCASAEAIESCDEILIQILKHLPAKSLFRFKLVSKRWSSLISDPFLKSIWKPRVSGLFIQISTKKTCKTKHEYIKVEAKLPNSLQDNLSFLNSDGNSICGTEILSSCNGLFLILCKKGSKLFYNHRYYICNPTTKKYVAVPCPERRSAWKEVNMFLAYDPSESIAYKLVAISSIRRSQIFVNMYSSESKSWKGIEGVALGDVCFNLGVYFDGSILWPALRSEESQCFNVSSEVFQRFAMPPLQKSNQQRKLKHFGKTNEGHLCLILGSSSDANMLFVHQMKRGQFNWSVKYHVDLTSLASAFHVLHIASKEDEVSSMILLVKGRAMSHEFKDKTYKELQKTALPDQKCLVVHQLIENPFCLLN